In the Candidatus Bathyarchaeia archaeon genome, GGAAGAAGCCCGCGAAAACATGCGGAAAGCAACCAGCCTCTCCAAACAAACAATACTGCTCAGCCACCAAAAAAGGCTTCCCGAAGCCAAAAAACAACTCGAAAAAGCCCAAGAACTCCTCACAAACCTCAAAGCGCAGGCAGAGCGGCATCCAGCCATGATTTATGGAGGCATGTTTAGTGCGGCGATGCAGGAGTACTCAGAAGCCTGCATCTTTCTGGAATTACTTGAGAATGCAAGATACATAAAGCCCCAAGAAATTGGTGCGCCGCCGGTGGACTTTGTGTTGGGGTTAGCGGACGTTATTGGCGAGTTCAGGCGTCGAGCGTTGGATGCACTACGTGAAGGGGACGTAGCTAAAGGCGAGCAGTGCCTGCAGACCATGGACGAAATTTATGTTGAGCTGGAAGCCCTTGACGAGGCATACATGCTGGTTCCGGGGCTGAGAAGAAAAAATGATGTTGCTCGCAGAGTCATCGAATCCACCCGTGGCGACTTAACCCAAGAAGTTCGGCGCAAAGCCTTGGAGGATTACCTGCGGGGTTTCGAGGAGCGACAGGAGAAAAGGAGTCAACCCAGCAAGGGATGAGGCGATGGAAAGCAGCGTGGCTGTTGTTGAGTTTTCAATCCAAAAAGCCCGCAAAGCCCAAACGTTAATGGCGCAAAAAGTCATCACCCAAAACCGTTTGCCCAGAAAAATCCGTTTTGTGGCGGGTGTTGACGTTGCGTACGCGGCTGGTTTAGCCTTTGGTGCTGCTTCTGTTCTGGATTATGATTCGCTGGAGATTCTGGAAACCCAAACGGTTACTCAGCATGTCAAGTTTCCGTATATTCCCACGTTGCTTTCTTTCCGGGAACTTCCAGCCTGCATGTCGTGCATCAAGAAGCTGAAGCGTCAGCCCGACATCGTTTTGGTGGATGCCCAGGGGTTAGCACACCCTTACAAGTTGGGGTTAGCTAGTCACCTTGGCGTAGTGCTGGATATGCCGACGGCTGGTGTGGCAAAGGATAGATTAGTCGGCGAGGTCAGGCGAAGGGGCGAAGAGCAAGTTCTGGTTTTTGAAGGGGAAGTCATCGGCGCCGTCGTGCATACCCAGAAGGATGCTAAGCCAGTTTATGTAAGCGTTGGGCACAAGGTTTCGTTAACGACAGCTGTTGAAATCGTCAAACACTGCATCCGTTATGCCCGCGTACCCGAGCCGATTCTGGCAGCGCACAAGTTGGCGTCGGCGGAGCGGAAAGCCAAAATTGAAGCGGCGACAACTACAGGTGCAGGCGAACACCATGTTGAATGCGCAACTCAAAGAAATAGCCGACAAAATCCAAGACGGCAACCTGCGAAGCCAAGTGGCTGATTTTTTGGAGAACCCAACCTTCAGTTTAGACGGCAAAGTCTACGTGGGTCCTTCTTTTGATGCGTGTCCCGGCGGACTTTCCCATCACCACACATACACGGGAGGCTACATGGAGCATGTGGTGGCTACATGGAAAATAGCCGTTGCCCTCTGCGATGTGGTGGAGCAGGTTTACGGGGGCAAAGTAGACCGAGACCTTGTGACGGCGGGTGTTTTGCTGCACGACATTTTCAAGCCAGTCACGTACATGGTTGATGAGCAGGGCAACTTTGTATCGTCGCCGCTTGCGGACAGACTTGACCACATTTCGTTGGCGACGGCGGAGATGGTTCGCAGAGAGTTTTCCGCGGAGCTGATTCATATTGTTGCGTCGCATTACGGCAACTACGGTCCCATCAAGCCCCGTACGGTTGAGGCGTTGGTGGTGCATTTGGCTGACAACGTGGACTCGCAGCTAAACGGGCAGATTCTGGATGCGGCTTGGTACTTGACGCGGAAAGCCACCAGCGAAGGTGTGCCCAAGTTGAACGCGAAGGAGGCGTTTGAGGTGGTCCAAGCGAAGGCGTCGGAAGGCTGGAGCGGCGTGGAAGAGGTCGTGAAGAAAATCAAAGAGCAAAGGGCTGCACAGAAAACTTAATACTTCAATTGACCGTGAAAGGCAGTGGCGAAACGCATGGAACCAGAAAAGGCACCAGAAAAAACCCAACAAAAAG is a window encoding:
- a CDS encoding endonuclease V, giving the protein MESSVAVVEFSIQKARKAQTLMAQKVITQNRLPRKIRFVAGVDVAYAAGLAFGAASVLDYDSLEILETQTVTQHVKFPYIPTLLSFRELPACMSCIKKLKRQPDIVLVDAQGLAHPYKLGLASHLGVVLDMPTAGVAKDRLVGEVRRRGEEQVLVFEGEVIGAVVHTQKDAKPVYVSVGHKVSLTTAVEIVKHCIRYARVPEPILAAHKLASAERKAKIEAATTTGAGEHHVECATQRNSRQNPRRQPAKPSG
- a CDS encoding HD domain-containing protein produces the protein MLNAQLKEIADKIQDGNLRSQVADFLENPTFSLDGKVYVGPSFDACPGGLSHHHTYTGGYMEHVVATWKIAVALCDVVEQVYGGKVDRDLVTAGVLLHDIFKPVTYMVDEQGNFVSSPLADRLDHISLATAEMVRREFSAELIHIVASHYGNYGPIKPRTVEALVVHLADNVDSQLNGQILDAAWYLTRKATSEGVPKLNAKEAFEVVQAKASEGWSGVEEVVKKIKEQRAAQKT